From the genome of Sporomusa sphaeroides DSM 2875:
AGACTGTTGATTTTGATCGTGTTCTGACTGTGGTAAAGGACGGCGAGGTCGTTATCGGCAAACCGCTCATTGCTAATGCCAAAGTTACTGCTGAAGTAGTGGCCCATGGCAAAGGCAAGAAGATTCTGGTTTTCAAATATAAAGCCAAGTCCAATTACCGCCGCCGCCAAGGTCATCGTCAGCCGTTCACTAAAGTCCGCATTGCGAAAATTGAAGCATAAGGCCGGATAATGATTACCATTACGTTGGTTCGTGATAACAACAAGGCAATTACCGGATTTACGGTCGGCGGTCATGCCAATGTTGCGCCACATGGTCAGGATATTGTCTGTGCCGGAGTATCGGCACTGGTCCAATCCTCTATCATGGGAATTGAACGCCATTTGGGGCGGGATATTGAGCTGGTACAGGACACTGATGTTCTTACTATGGAACTTATTGGTCAGCCTGACAGGCTTACGGACGCAATTTTTGCAACAATGCTGCTGGGTTTAACCGAAATTGCCAGACTATATCCTAAAAGTGTTCGTATTATTGGGCACAGGAGGTGAAAGCAAGATGGAAAAATTTAAATTGAATTCTTTTGATTTACAATTATTTGCTCATAAAAAAGGTGTTGGCAGCTCCCGTAACGGACGCGACAGCGAGGCTAAGCGCCTGGGTGTGAAGCGTCAAGACGGTGAAGCTGTAACCGCAGGCAGCATTCTGGTGCGCCAGCGTGGTACACATTTCCATCCCGGTAATAACGTCGGTATTGGCAAGGATGATACTTTGTTTGCCAAAGTTCCCGGCAAAGTCGCTTTCGAGCGTAAAGGCCGTTATGACCGGCAAGTTAGTGTGTATCCTGCAGCTGAAGAAGCGATGTAAGAAACGCCTGCGGCCTAATTGGCCGCAGGTTTTTTTTACCCTAACAGAAAGTATAGGTTTGGGTGCCAATACAAGAACCGGCACAGATGGCCGTGTTTTCTTTAATTTTCAGTGAAAATGTCGAAGTCCGACAGGTATTTTAGCTGCCGGGAGCGAAAGATACATCATCCGCAGTATATTGGAAGGATGATAGTATGACCAATACCACTTGCCCTGAAGTAGCTACCTGTGCTGATATGATCAAACTGCTTCGTATTCAGCGGCATGATTTTTTAAATCATCTGCAGGTCATCCATGCGATGATACAATTAGGACGGGGCGAAAAAGCACTGCAATATATTGAAAAATTGGCGCACGACCCTGATATGATATCCGATCTGCTTGCCGCCTACCAAAATAAGTCTGTGTAAAAAATATACTTATGCCTGTGGCTGAATCTCTAAACTTCCCGGAGCTTATATGCTTAATTCTTGTTTGTGGAAGCTGGGAGTCTTAGCTGGATTGGCTATCGGATAAGAATGGGTGCGAACGCGCATATTACATATAAAAAATGCAAGGGGATTTCTATGTTTATTGATAGAGCCAAAATTACGGTTAAGGCTGGTAGCGGTGGAAACGGTATGTCGAGTTTTCGCCGGGAAAAGTATGTTCCGAGAGGCGGGCCCAGCGGCGGCGATGGCGGCCGTGGTGCCAATGTAGTGTTAATGGGGGATGCCAACCTGAATACCCTTATTGATTTTCGTTACAAGCGCCAGTTCAAAGCCAATAACGGGGCTAACGGCCAGTCCAGCAACATGCACGGCCGCGGTGCGGAAGACTTATTGATTAAAGTACCGCCGGGAACTATTATCAGAGATGAAGCGACCAACCAAATACTTGGGGATATTACCGAACCCGGACAAATGGTTATTGTTGCCAAAGGAGGACGGGGTGGACGTGGTAATGCCCGGTTTGTCAATAGTGTAAACAGGGCACCGACATTTGCCGAATTAGGAGAACCCGGTGAAGAACAAACACTGCTGCTTGAACTCAAGCTATTAGCAGATGTTGGTTTGCTCGGCTATCCCAGTGTAGGCAAATCCAGTATCTTATCTATGGTATCGGCAGCGAAACCTGAAATTGCGGCCTACCATTTTACCACTTTGTCGCCGGTATTGGGAGTTGTCAGCATTGCTGAAGGCCGAAACTTTGTGCTGGCCGATATTCCGGGATTAATCGAGGGCGCGCATGAAGGTGTGGGGTTAGGGCACGACTTTTTGCGTCATATTGAACGAACTAAGGTGCTGATCCATGTGCTTGATGTATCCGGGATAGAAGGCCGTGATCCGATAGAGGATTTTCACAAAATTAATAATGAGCTTAAACTGTATAATGAAAAACTGTTTAAGCGGGCACAAATTGTTGCCGCCAATAAGATGGATTTGCCGGAAGCGCAGGAGAATTATCAGCAGGTAGCCGACTATATGAAGGCTGCCGGGCATGAGATTTATCCTATTTCAGCTGCTACCGGCGAGGGTTTGCAGGTTCTTATGCAGCGGGCCTCTCAGCTCCTGGATGCATATGTGGAAGAGCCGGAGGAAATAGAAGAGGCCAAAGTATATGAAGCCAAACCTGAGGACGAATTCTCCATTACCCGGGAAGACGACGGCGCGTTTGTCGTTCAGGGCGACAATATCGAAAAACTGGTGGCCATGACCCGGTTTGGTGATGAAGAGGGCTTACGCCGTTTTCAGGCCATTTGGCGTAAACTGGGAATTGATGCAGAACTCCGGGCAAGAGGAATCCAGGAAGGTGACACAGTTCGAATCGGCGATATGGAATTTGAGTTTAGACCATAGGAGGCTATATTTTGCAAGTGCAAGTGAATGAAACAACACTCACAGGTAAACAAAAACGATTTTTACGGGCGATGGGCAGCACGCTTGACCCTGTGGTGCAGATTGGTAAAAGTGGCGTAATCGACACTGTTACGGAAAGTGCTGAACAAGCATTGGCTGCCAGAGAAATTATCAAAGTCCGGGTGCTGCAAAACAGCCCGGAAGAACCGAAAGCTGCTATTGCCGCACTCGCAAAGGCTACCGGTGCAGAATTAGTACAGGTAATTGGCCGCAACGGCTTACTTTATAAAAAAAATGAGGAAAAATCAAAAATAGAATTGCCGTGAATTGTGGAGGGGAGTATTAGTATGCTTACCAGAGAGAATTTAAGCAGTGCCAACCGTATTGTTGTTAAGGTTGGAACCAGTACATTAACTCATACGACAGGCAAACTTAATCTTTTGCGGATAGAGAGACTGGCACGTGAGTTGTCTGATCTTGCCAATCAGGGAAAACAGATTATCCTGGTTACTTCCGGTGCAGTTGGTGCCGGCATGGATCGCCTGGGACTTAAAGAAAAGCCCAAGACGATTCCTGAAAAGCAAGCGGCGGCTGCTGTTGGGCAGGGAATTTTGCTGCACATTTACGAGAAAATGTTTGGTGAATACGGTCAGATTGTTGCCCAGGTATTATTAACACGCGCCGACTCTGTTAATCGCAAGCGGTATACTAACTCCCGCAACACATTAATGGCGCTCCTCAATCAGGGCGTCATTCCCATTATTAACGAAAACGACGCAGTTGCCATTGATGAATTGAAAATTGGTGATAATGACACACTTTCCGCCATGGTAGCCAGCATTATTGACGCCGACTTGCTGATCATTTTGTCCGATGTGGAAGGCGTTTACACCGCCAATCCTCAGACAGACCCACAGGCCACTCTGCT
Proteins encoded in this window:
- the rplU gene encoding 50S ribosomal protein L21 — translated: MYAIIETGGKQYRVTEGDVLNIEKLEAAEGQTVDFDRVLTVVKDGEVVIGKPLIANAKVTAEVVAHGKGKKILVFKYKAKSNYRRRQGHRQPFTKVRIAKIEA
- a CDS encoding ribosomal-processing cysteine protease Prp, with protein sequence MITITLVRDNNKAITGFTVGGHANVAPHGQDIVCAGVSALVQSSIMGIERHLGRDIELVQDTDVLTMELIGQPDRLTDAIFATMLLGLTEIARLYPKSVRIIGHRR
- the rpmA gene encoding 50S ribosomal protein L27; its protein translation is MNSFDLQLFAHKKGVGSSRNGRDSEAKRLGVKRQDGEAVTAGSILVRQRGTHFHPGNNVGIGKDDTLFAKVPGKVAFERKGRYDRQVSVYPAAEEAM
- a CDS encoding Spo0B domain-containing protein, with amino-acid sequence MTNTTCPEVATCADMIKLLRIQRHDFLNHLQVIHAMIQLGRGEKALQYIEKLAHDPDMISDLLAAYQNKSV
- the obgE gene encoding GTPase ObgE, whose translation is MFIDRAKITVKAGSGGNGMSSFRREKYVPRGGPSGGDGGRGANVVLMGDANLNTLIDFRYKRQFKANNGANGQSSNMHGRGAEDLLIKVPPGTIIRDEATNQILGDITEPGQMVIVAKGGRGGRGNARFVNSVNRAPTFAELGEPGEEQTLLLELKLLADVGLLGYPSVGKSSILSMVSAAKPEIAAYHFTTLSPVLGVVSIAEGRNFVLADIPGLIEGAHEGVGLGHDFLRHIERTKVLIHVLDVSGIEGRDPIEDFHKINNELKLYNEKLFKRAQIVAANKMDLPEAQENYQQVADYMKAAGHEIYPISAATGEGLQVLMQRASQLLDAYVEEPEEIEEAKVYEAKPEDEFSITREDDGAFVVQGDNIEKLVAMTRFGDEEGLRRFQAIWRKLGIDAELRARGIQEGDTVRIGDMEFEFRP
- the yhbY gene encoding ribosome assembly RNA-binding protein YhbY, which codes for MNETTLTGKQKRFLRAMGSTLDPVVQIGKSGVIDTVTESAEQALAAREIIKVRVLQNSPEEPKAAIAALAKATGAELVQVIGRNGLLYKKNEEKSKIELP
- the proB gene encoding glutamate 5-kinase, whose amino-acid sequence is MLTRENLSSANRIVVKVGTSTLTHTTGKLNLLRIERLARELSDLANQGKQIILVTSGAVGAGMDRLGLKEKPKTIPEKQAAAAVGQGILLHIYEKMFGEYGQIVAQVLLTRADSVNRKRYTNSRNTLMALLNQGVIPIINENDAVAIDELKIGDNDTLSAMVASIIDADLLIILSDVEGVYTANPQTDPQATLLDEIMDITPAIEELAGGPGTLRGTGGMYTKIQAAKIAVNSGVTMVIASGGRDGVVREVLQGHRVGTIFISKENRLQIRKRWLAFGAGVSGKVKVDKGCEQALLKGGSSLLAAGITAVDGDFELGNTISIVSDCGRELARGITNYGADDVKKVMGVHTHEISQILGSKPYDEIVHRDNLVLLV